In Musa acuminata AAA Group cultivar baxijiao chromosome BXJ2-8, Cavendish_Baxijiao_AAA, whole genome shotgun sequence, one genomic interval encodes:
- the LOC135619227 gene encoding protein GRAVITROPIC IN THE LIGHT 1-like encodes MLRTGHKETESHDSNNQKVYPQPMDDSVNQNKKSMDALVSKIFNNISSLKAAYMQLQNAHTPYDPDKIQAADKLVIEELMKLSELKHSYRDKNPKLTSASPKDSSLLAEIQEQQNLLKTFEVMVKKFQSQIQTRDVEIVQLQQQIQESGQRKLKLEKKLKQRGLLSKEPEGFEEEHNFFSIELTPNLFSSAVETAYKSIHDFSKPLINMMKAAGWDLDAAANAVEHSVIYAKRAHKKYAFESHICQKMFSGFQEETFSMEPSELPISHEGFFRQFLAIRAMDPLDILSQNPDSVFGKFSRKKYLLVVHPKMEASFFDNLDQRNYVMSGGHPRTPFYQAFLKLAKSVWLLHRLANSFDPKVKVFQVSKGTDFSEVYMESVVKNIILAERDSKPKVGLMVMPGFMIGGSVIQSQVYLSGVKCAE; translated from the coding sequence ATGCTACGAACAGGGCACAAGGAAACAGAAAGTCATGATAGCAACAACCAGAAGGTTTATCCTCAACCAATGGATGACAGTGTAAATCAAAACAAGAAATCTATGGATGCACTTGTATCAAAGATCTTCAACAACATTTCCTCTCTCAAAGCAGCATATATGCAGCTCCAGAATGCTCATACCCCTTATGATCCAGACAAGATCCAGGCTGCTGATAAACTTGTTATTGAGGAACTCATGAAGCTTTCAGAACTCAAACATTCCTATAGGGATAAAAATCCCAAACTGACATCAGCATCACCTAAAGATTCATCCCTACTTGCAGAAATTCAAGAGCAACAAAACTTACTTAAAACCTTTGAAGTAATGGTAAAAAAATTTCAGTCTCAGATTCAAACAAGAGACGTGGAGATTGTCCAACTGCAGCAACAAATTCAGGAGTCAGGCCAGAGAAAGCTGAAATTAGAAAAGAAACTTAAGCAGAGGGGTCTGCTCTCCAAGGAACCGGAAGGCTTTGAAGAAGAACACAATTTCTTTTCCATTGAGTTGACTCCAAACCTTTTCTCTTCTGCTGTAGAAACAGCATATAAATCCATCCATGATTTCTCAAAACCACTGATTAACATGATGAAAGCTGCAGGGTGGGATCTTGATGCGGCAGCTAATGCGGTTGAACATTCAGTGATCTATGCAAAAAGGGCTCATAAGAAGTATGCATTTGAATCACACATTTGTCAGAAAATGTTCAGTGGGTTCCAGGAAGAGACCTTCTCAATGGAACCATCTGAACTCCCGATTTCTCATGAGGGTTTCTTCCGCCAATTTCTCGCTATAAGAGCCATGGATCCTCTGGATATATTGAGCCAAAACCCGGACTCAGTATTTGGTAAATTTTCACGGAAAAAATACCTATTGGTTGTGCACCCTAAGATGGAAGCTTCATTCTTTGACAACCTGGATCAGAGGAACTATGTCATGAGTGGTGGGCACCCAAGGACACCTTTCTACCAGGCTTTTCTAAAACTGGCTAAATCAGTATGGCTGTTGCACCGGTTAGCAAATTCATTTGATCCCAAGGTCAAGGTTTTTCAGGTGAGTAAAGGAACGGATTTCTCAGAGGTCTATATGGAAAGTGTTGTGAAGAACATAATTCTGGCAGAGCGAGATTCCAAACCTAAAGTTGGGCTCATGGTCATGCCAGGTTTTATGATTGGAGGCAGCGTTATACAATCTCAAGTATACCTTTCAGGTGTCAAGTGTGCCGAATGA
- the LOC135619224 gene encoding uncharacterized protein LOC135619224 — protein sequence MGREWYWSTRPSQGRGDREEINPGCMSCMFHYSNSTGNSSSSCRPPPASSSSSLPSPPSDNRTSQRKGFEAPRNSLELGEEEASSATSAVKGELYDVPVGVEVRPLPAPLSKSNNKMTEFSEDEKRSSQAETPRTPSVIARLMGLEIPAEQCLSPMTPDTPPFMEQQAQSRMTNKRRHVIGDGCGKESPSPRQPLRSLNCNVSAPPPARTVDVVGSRSLPETPRVSSTWSRDVEARLSLQLNEENTRKAVHGFGYSSADYPLPSSASAARSRKKDRGRHHDENKSPKSLYHAREIVKQVKESFNNRRGGGGEHDSGGDEIKSKSKRSRPPEKKLAMADPPSSTCSPQIRPFLEVANNKTEDVIRKPLAQPPMALRSRSPDQLSSSRTVGDTRDYGEAKVVKVVLNKCRKADYERFTGRIKKQTRSLPTLASLFHSADSLPQRNQPDKNNSSSSPSTTTSRLNESSQAVPRPPLPIGSTSHPSNGERNRLRKAPKDKDSELRYVTSILERAGIGGTHMLRWYSPSLPIDPIVFHRLELEFPFLIVGEGKRCKGSEVETEGRALVGPLRHRWNRKLLFHLVEEILGDLLLGRSDIFSSPCTGSGSSSFRLVRRDNCGMIEREALLQQLVAQIESFPAADCRVVGDIDALVAGDLRQANVRRLLLHPFVTEEAGDVALEVEQEILDDLLGETAASLALSSEV from the exons ATGGGGAGAGAGTGGTATTGGAGCACGAGACCTTCACAGGGTAGAGGCGACCGCGAGGAGATCAATCCTGGTTGCATGAGCTGCATGTTTCACTACTCCAACTCCActggcaacagcagcagcagttgcAGACCTCCGCCAGCGTCGTCCTCATCGTCCCTGCCATCGCCTCCGAGTGACAATCGTACTTCACAGCGCAAAG GATTTGAGGCGCCCAGGAATAGTCTGGAGCTGGGCGAGGAAGAAGCATCGTCGGCGACTTCGGCCGTAAAAGGAGAGCTTTACGATGTTCCT GTTGGCGTAGAAGTACGGCCATTGCCGGCTCCTCTATCGAAGAGCAACAACAAGATGACGGAGTTCTCGGAGGACGAGAAGAGGAGCTCGCAGGCTGAGACGCCGAGGACACCGAGCGTCATCGCGCGCCTCATGGGCTTGGAGATCCCGGCGGAGCAGTGCTTGTCTCCGATGACCCCCGACACGCCGCCGTTTATGGAGCAGCAAGCGCAGTCTCGAATGACGAACAAGAGGAGGCACGTTATCGGTGATGGGTGCGGGAAGGAGTCTCCATCTCCGCGGCAGCCGCTCCGGAGTCTGAACTGCAACGTGTCAGCACCGCCACCAGCCAGAACGGTCGACGTCGTCGGCTCCCGCTCCTTGCCGGAGACACCGAGGGTTTCGTCAACCTGGTCTCGCGACGTGGAGGCTAGACTTTCTCTACAGCTCAACGAGGAGAACACCCGTAAGGCCGTGCATGGGTTCGGTTACTCGTCTGCGGACTACCCGCTACCTTCTTCCGCATCCGCTGCAAGGTCCAGGAAGAAAGACCGCGGAAGGCATCATGATGAGAACAAGAGCCCGAAGAGCCTCTACCATGCCCGCGAGATCGTCAAGCAAGTGAAGGAAAGTTTCAATAACAGAAGAGGAGGCGGTGGTGAACATGACAGTGGCGGAGATGAGATAAAGTCCAAGTCTAAGAGAAGCAGACCGCCTGAGAAGAAACTGGCCATGGCGGATCCCCCATCTTCCACTTGTTCCCCTCAGATCAGGCCCTTCTTGGAGGTCGCAAACAACAAAACTGAAGACGTCATCAGGAAGCCATTAGCGCAGCCTCCGATGGCGCTTCGGTCGAGGTCACCCGACCAACTGTCGTCGTCGAGAACCGTAGGAGATACTCGCGATTATGGCGAAGCAAAGGTCGTCAAGGTGGTCCTCAACAAGTGCAGGAAGGCTGATTACGAGCGATTCACAGGGAGGATCAAGAAGCAAACTCGTTCGCTTCCGACATTAGCATCACTCTTTCACTCAGCCGACTCGCTACCACAGAGGAACCAGCCTGATAAGAACAATTCCAGCTCCTCACCTTCTACTACTACGTCGAGACTTAACGAATCGTCTCAAGCAGTCCCACGGCCGCCTTTGCCG ATTGGAAGTACTTCACATCCATCAAACGGTGAACGGAACCGCCTGCGAAAAGCACCGAAGGATAAAGATTCAGAACTCAGATACGTGACGTCTATACTCGAGCGTGCAGGAATCGGCGGAACTCACATGTTGAGATGGTATTCGCCCTCGCTCCCGATCGACCCCATCGTCTTCCATCGGCTGGAGCTCGAGTTCCCCTTCTTGATCGTGGGAGAAGGGAAACGGTGCAAAGGCTCGGAGGTCGAGACCGAAGGCAGAGCCCTCGTCGGCCCTTTGCGGCACCGATGGAACAGGAAACTCCTATTCCATCTCGTGGAGGAGATCTTGGGAGATCTCCTCCTAGGACGTTCCGATATCTTCTCCTCCCCCTGcaccggcagcggcagcagcagtttCCGTCTCGTTAGACGCGACAACTGCGGCATGATCGAAAGAGAGGCGTTGCTGCAGCAACTGGTGGCGCAAATAGAGAGCTTCCCCGCTGCCGACTGCCGCGTGGTTGGCGACATCGACGCCCTCGTCGCGGGGGACCTCCGGCAGGCTAACGTCCGGCGGCTGCTGCTCCACCCCTTTGTGACGGAAGAGGCGGGCGACGTGGCGCTGGAGGTGGAGCAGGAGATCCTGGACGACCTCCTCGGCGAGACCGCGGCGTCGCTCGCGCTCTCCTCGGAAGTCTGA
- the LOC135619228 gene encoding beta-glucosidase 18-like isoform X2: MGINKKTLAITLFFQLLSSVACFSRSDFTSTFLFGTATSSYQIEGAYLEGNKSLSNWDVFTHLPGKIKDGRTGDIADDHYHRYMEDISLMHSLGVNSYRFSMSWSRILPRIQPFVTLNHFDVPQELEDRYGSWLSPQIREDFGHLAEVCFKEFGDRVKFWTTFNEPNLFVKFSYAFGKYPPGRCSEPYANCTTGDSEVEPYIAAHNIILSHATAVDIYRKNYQVKQGGSIGIVITSKWYEPLTNSTADYLATQRALSFEGPWILDPILLGDYPSEMHEVLGSRLPIFTYEEKKLLLNKLDFIGINHYSTNYVMDCMLSSCDLDGYMRDALIATTGYKNGVLIGEPTALPTYYAVPYGIEKMVRYIMERYNNVPMYITENGYAQGSSGAFTKELINDTERIKFMHSYLTFLSAAISQGADVRGYFSWSLLDNFEWAFGYTVRFGLFHVDYKTQRRTPKLSAKWYKKFLSGKKLQLRTSTQNNEI; the protein is encoded by the exons ATGGGGATCAACAAGAAGACCTTGGCAATCACCCTCTTCTTCCAACTGCTTTCCTCGGTCGCATGCTTCAGTCGGAGCGATTTCACTTCCACTTTCCTCTTCGGCACCGCAACCTCTTCTTATCAG ATTGAAGGTGCATATTTAGAAGGTAACAAGAGTTTGAGCAATTGGGATGTTTTCACTCACTTACCAG gAAAAATTAAAGATGGGAGAACTGGTGACATTGCTGATGATCATTATCATCGATACATG GAAGATATTAGCTTAATGCATTCCCTTGGCGTTAACTCCTACAGATTCTCCATGTCATGGTCAAGAATTCTTCCAA GAATACAACCATTCGTAACGCTGAACCATTTTGATGTACCTCAAGAACTTGAAGACCGGTATGGTTCATGGTTGAGTCCACAAATAAG GGAAGATTTTGGACATCTTGCAGAAGTATGTTTCAAGGAATTTGGTGACAGAGTAAAATTCTGGACCACATTCAATGAACCAAACCTTTTTGTAAAATTTAGTTATGCGTTTGGAAAGTATCCCCCAGGCCGTTGTTCAGAACCATATGCGAACTGTACTACTGGAGATTCTGAAGTCGAACCATATATAGCTGCCCACAATATTATCTTATCACATGCAACTGCAGTTGATATCTATAGAAAAAACTATCAG GTCAAACAAGGTGGATCCATTGGGATAGTGATCACCTCAAAGTGGTATGAGCCATTGACAAATTCAACAGCTGATTATTTGGCAACTCAACGAGCTTTATCTTTCGAAGGGCCATG GATTTTAGACCCCATACTTCTTGGCGATTATCCATCAGAAATGCATGAAGTCCTAGGTTCAAGATTGCCCATATTCACCTACGAAGAAAAGAAATTATTGCTGAACAAATTGGACTTTATTGGAATCAACCATTACTCCACCAATTATGTGATGGACTGTATGCTCTCTTCATGTGATTTGGATGGCTACATGAGAGATGCATTAATAGCCACCACCGGATACAAAAATGGAGTGCTGATTGGAGAACCG ACTGCCTTGCCAACATATTATGCGGTTCCATATGGTATAGAAAAAATGGTCCGGTACATCATGGAAAGATATAACAATGTACCTATGTACATTACGGAAAATG GTTATGCACAAGGAAGCAGCGGTGCCTTTACAAAGGAATTGATCAATGACACAGAGAGGATAAAATTTATGCACTCCTACCTCACCTTTTTGTCTGCTGCCATAAG CCAAGGAGCTGATGTGAGAGGTTACTTCTCTTGGTCTCTTCTAGATAATTTTGAGTGGGCATTTGGTTATACCGTCAGATTTGGACTCTTTCATGTTGACTACAAGACACAAAGAAGAACCCCAAAACTATCTGCTAAATGGTACAAGAAATTTCTCAGTGGTAAAAAGCTACAACTGAGGACGAGCACTCAAAATAATGAGATTTAA
- the LOC135619228 gene encoding beta-glucosidase 18-like isoform X1, producing MGINKKTLAITLFFQLLSSVACFSRSDFTSTFLFGTATSSYQIEGAYLEGNKSLSNWDVFTHLPGKIKDGRTGDIADDHYHRYMEDISLMHSLGVNSYRFSMSWSRILPRGRFGDVNPVGIKFYNRIIDSLLVKGIQPFVTLNHFDVPQELEDRYGSWLSPQIREDFGHLAEVCFKEFGDRVKFWTTFNEPNLFVKFSYAFGKYPPGRCSEPYANCTTGDSEVEPYIAAHNIILSHATAVDIYRKNYQVKQGGSIGIVITSKWYEPLTNSTADYLATQRALSFEGPWILDPILLGDYPSEMHEVLGSRLPIFTYEEKKLLLNKLDFIGINHYSTNYVMDCMLSSCDLDGYMRDALIATTGYKNGVLIGEPTALPTYYAVPYGIEKMVRYIMERYNNVPMYITENGYAQGSSGAFTKELINDTERIKFMHSYLTFLSAAISQGADVRGYFSWSLLDNFEWAFGYTVRFGLFHVDYKTQRRTPKLSAKWYKKFLSGKKLQLRTSTQNNEI from the exons ATGGGGATCAACAAGAAGACCTTGGCAATCACCCTCTTCTTCCAACTGCTTTCCTCGGTCGCATGCTTCAGTCGGAGCGATTTCACTTCCACTTTCCTCTTCGGCACCGCAACCTCTTCTTATCAG ATTGAAGGTGCATATTTAGAAGGTAACAAGAGTTTGAGCAATTGGGATGTTTTCACTCACTTACCAG gAAAAATTAAAGATGGGAGAACTGGTGACATTGCTGATGATCATTATCATCGATACATG GAAGATATTAGCTTAATGCATTCCCTTGGCGTTAACTCCTACAGATTCTCCATGTCATGGTCAAGAATTCTTCCAA GAGGTCGATTTGGGGATGTAAACCCAGTTGGAATAAAATTCTACAATAGGATTATTGATTCCCTTTTAGTCAAAG GAATACAACCATTCGTAACGCTGAACCATTTTGATGTACCTCAAGAACTTGAAGACCGGTATGGTTCATGGTTGAGTCCACAAATAAG GGAAGATTTTGGACATCTTGCAGAAGTATGTTTCAAGGAATTTGGTGACAGAGTAAAATTCTGGACCACATTCAATGAACCAAACCTTTTTGTAAAATTTAGTTATGCGTTTGGAAAGTATCCCCCAGGCCGTTGTTCAGAACCATATGCGAACTGTACTACTGGAGATTCTGAAGTCGAACCATATATAGCTGCCCACAATATTATCTTATCACATGCAACTGCAGTTGATATCTATAGAAAAAACTATCAG GTCAAACAAGGTGGATCCATTGGGATAGTGATCACCTCAAAGTGGTATGAGCCATTGACAAATTCAACAGCTGATTATTTGGCAACTCAACGAGCTTTATCTTTCGAAGGGCCATG GATTTTAGACCCCATACTTCTTGGCGATTATCCATCAGAAATGCATGAAGTCCTAGGTTCAAGATTGCCCATATTCACCTACGAAGAAAAGAAATTATTGCTGAACAAATTGGACTTTATTGGAATCAACCATTACTCCACCAATTATGTGATGGACTGTATGCTCTCTTCATGTGATTTGGATGGCTACATGAGAGATGCATTAATAGCCACCACCGGATACAAAAATGGAGTGCTGATTGGAGAACCG ACTGCCTTGCCAACATATTATGCGGTTCCATATGGTATAGAAAAAATGGTCCGGTACATCATGGAAAGATATAACAATGTACCTATGTACATTACGGAAAATG GTTATGCACAAGGAAGCAGCGGTGCCTTTACAAAGGAATTGATCAATGACACAGAGAGGATAAAATTTATGCACTCCTACCTCACCTTTTTGTCTGCTGCCATAAG CCAAGGAGCTGATGTGAGAGGTTACTTCTCTTGGTCTCTTCTAGATAATTTTGAGTGGGCATTTGGTTATACCGTCAGATTTGGACTCTTTCATGTTGACTACAAGACACAAAGAAGAACCCCAAAACTATCTGCTAAATGGTACAAGAAATTTCTCAGTGGTAAAAAGCTACAACTGAGGACGAGCACTCAAAATAATGAGATTTAA
- the LOC135619225 gene encoding ribosome-binding factor PSRP1, chloroplastic-like, whose product MAAIVFHPTFFCSRSAQKPLSSTATARTARSLPCQFLGNAIRLDDSSFRSGKKSSSAARMSWDGPLSSVRLIIQGKNLDLTDAVKKHVEDKVGKAVQKHSYLVREVDVRLSLRGGEVGRGPRLCRCEVTLFSKKHGVIRAEEEAETMYGSIDLVSSVLQRKLRKIKEKDTDHGRHMKGFNRLKVRDTELKGVEDAEEVEDLEEFAPAEEDVERLGRIVRTKYFDMPPLTVDEAKEQLENVDHSFYAFRNDETGEINILYKRKEGGYGLIIPKDDGQARDLETSSERTRESITERVSG is encoded by the exons ATGGCTGCCATTGTCTTCCATCCCACCTTCTTCTGCTCACGTTCCGCCCAGAAACCCCTCTCGTCGACCGCTACGGCGAGAACAGCTCGGTCTCTTCCTTGCCAGTTCCTCGGCAACGCGATCAGGCTCGATGATTCTTCCTTCCGCTCCGGCAAGAAGAGCTCTTCCGCCGCCCGGATGTCTTGGGACGGTCCCCTCTCCTCCGTCCGACTCATCATCCAAGGGAAGAACCTCGac TTGACGGACGCGGTGAAGAAGCATGTGGAGGACAAGGTCGGCAAGGCGGTGCAGAAGCACAGCTACCTTGTCCGTGAGGTCGACGTCCGGCTGTCCCTTCGCGGCGGAGAAGTCGGCAGAGGCCCTCGGCTTTGCCGATGCGAG GTCACTTTGTTTAGCAAGAAGCACGGGGTGATTCGCGCAGAGGAGGAAGCGGAGACGATGTACGGGAGCATCGATTTGGTGTCGTCGGTTCTGCAGAGGAAGCTGCGGAAGATTAAGGAGAAAGACACCGACCATGGGCGGCACATGAAAGGGTTCAACCGTCTCAAGGTTCGGGATACAGAGCTGAAGGGAGTCGAGGATGCAGAGGAGGTAGAAGATTTAGAGGAATTTGCGCCTGCGGAAGAGGATGTGGAACGTCTGGGTCGG ATTGTGCGCACAAAGTATTTTGACATGCCACCACTAACAGTTGACGAGGCAAAAGAGCAGCTGGAGAATGTCGATCACAGCTTTTATGCTTTCAGGAACGATGAAACCG GTGAAATAAACATATTGTACAAGAGGAAAGAAGGTGGATACGGCCTGATCATACCTAAAGATGATGGCCAAGCGCGTGATCTGGAAACATCCTCCGAACGCACCAGAGAGTCCATCACCGAGCGGGTCAGCGGCTGA
- the LOC103994987 gene encoding phosphoglucomutase, chloroplastic, whose protein sequence is MAAPSLRLEGSFALSVLPSTSISPLIAAPRVVAAAPRPIPLFRRSLPSPISRRSCRFAVKASSAPPTAEELKISTISTKPVEGQKTGTSGLRKKVKVFQEENYLANWIQALFNSLPPEDYKGGVLVLGGDGRYFNREAAQIIIKIAAGNGVGKILVGRDGLMSTPAVSAVIRKRGANGGFIMSASHNPGGPEYDWGIKFNYSSGQPAPESITDKIYGNTLSISEIKIADIPDVDLSSLGVVSYGNFTVEVIDPVSDYLELMENVFDFELIKGLVSRPDFRFTFDAMHAVTGAYAKPIFVDRLGASLDCISNGVPLEDFGHGHPDPNLTYAKDLVKIMYSEDAPDFGAASDGDGDRNMILGRGFFITPSDSVAIIAANAEEAIPYFKDGAKGLARSMPTSGALDRVASKLNVPFFEVPTGWKFFGNLMDAGKLSICGEESFGTGSDHIREKDGIWAVLAWLSIIAYQNKDKKVGEKLVSVADIAKEHWTTYGRNFFSRYDYEECESEGANKMMEYLRDVISKTKSGEKYGNYTVQFADDFSYKDPVDGSVASKQGLRFVFTDGSRIIYRLSGTGSAGATIRIYIEQFEPDVSKHGTDAQTALKPLIGLALSISKLSEFTGREKPTVIT, encoded by the exons ATGGCGGCTCCATCTCTCAGACTGGAGGGCTCTTTCGCTCTCTCGGTGCTCCCCTCGACCTCCATTTCCCCTTTGATTGCCGCGCCGCGAGTGGTGGCGGCGGCTCCGAGGCCAATACCCCTCTTCCGAAGGAGCCTCCCCTCGCCCATCTCCCGTAGGAGTTGTCGGTTCGCGGTGAAGGCTTCCTCGGCCCCGCCCACGGCAGAAGAACTCAAG ATATCAACGATCTCCACGAAGCCGGTCGAAGGGCAGAAGACCGGGACCAGCGGGCTCAGGAAGAAG GTTAAGGTTTTCCAAGAAGAGAATTATCTGGCAAACTGGATACAG GCGCTGTTTAATTCTTTGCCTCCTGAGGATTACAAGGGTGGCGTGCTGGTATTGGGAGGCGATGGTCGGTATTTCAATCGTGAGGCTGCACAG ATAATCATCAAGATCGCTGCAGGGAATGGCGTGGGAAAGATTCTTGTCGGCAG GGATGGCCTCATGTCAACTCCAGCTGTTTCTGCAGTGATTAGGAAGAGAGGG GCGAATGGTGGTTTTATAATGAGTGCAAGTCATAATCCCGGTGGACCAGAATATGACTGGGGAATTAAG TTTAACTACAGCAGCGGACAACCTGCACCAGAATCGATAACTGACAAAATTTATGGGAACACACTTTCA ATTTCTGAGATAAAAATTGCAGATATTCCAGACGTTGATCTCTCCTCCCTTGGAGTTGTAAGCTATGGAAATTTCACAGTGGAAGTGATAGACCCTGTTTCTGATTACTTGGAATTAATGGAG AATGTGTTCGATTTTGAGCTTATCAAGGGTCTTGTTTCCCGGCCTGATTTCAG GTTCACATTTGATGCGATGCATGCTGTGACTGGGGCATATGCAAAACCTATATTTGTGGACCGCCTTGGAGCTAGCCTG GACTGCATCTCAAATGGAGTgcctttagaagattttgggcatggGCATCCTGATCCAAATCTTAC GTATGCCAAAGATCTTGTTAAGATTATGTATTCTGAGGATGCACCGGATTTTGGAGCAGCAAGTGATG GTGACGGTGATCGAAATATGATACTTGGAAGAGGCTTTTTCATCACACCATCAGATTCTGTTGCGATTATTGCAGCTAATGCAGAGGAAGCCATCCCTTACTTTAAAGATGGTGCCaag GGACTTGCTAGGTCTATGCCTACAAGTGGAGCACTTGATCGTGTTGCATCAAAACTGAATGTTCCTTTCTTTGAG GTTCCAACTGGTTGGAAATTCTTTGGAAATCTGATGGATGCAGGGAAGTTATCTATATGTGGGGAAGAAAGTTTTGGAACAGGTTCAGATCACATCCGGGAGAAGGATGGGATTTG GGCTGTACTGGCTTGGCTTTCCATCATTGCCTACCAGAATAAGGACAAAAAGGTTGGGGAGAAGTTGGTCTCAGTTGCTGACATTGCAAAGGAGCACTGGACAACCTACGGCAGGAATTTCTTCTCTAGATATGATTATGAG GAATGTGAATCTGAAGGAGCCAATAAAATGATGGAGTATCTTAGAGATGTCATCTCTAAAACCAAGTCTGGTGAAAAATACG GAAATTATACCGTTCAATTTGCTGATGATTTCTCCTACAAGGATCCT GTGGATGGCAGTGTAGCATCGAAGCAAGGCCTTCGATTTGTTTTCACTGATGGATCGAGGATTATATATCGTTTGTCG GGCACTGGATCGGCAGGTGCAACCATCCGAATATATATCGAACAGTTTGAGCCTGATGTGTCCAAGCATGGGACAGATGCACAGACAGCATTGAAGCCTTTGATAG GTTTGGCATTGTCCATTTCGAAGCTCAGCGAGTTCACCGGCAGGGAGAAGCCTACGGTCATCACATAA
- the LOC135619226 gene encoding NDR1/HIN1-like protein 1: MSEAHHSPSPPRKMHDDDGHGKPHKPMLHRYAPSHHHPGRLALFVLLLLLLLAGVTALVVYLVYRPSRPRFSVTSAAIYSLSNATTVAPVAAISSAMQFTLLIRNPNDRSSISYERLATYATYRGQAITLPAPLPPLFQERDSEVSVSPLLGGSPVPVSGDVAAGLATDQAYGVVALRLVILGRLRFKSGPFHSGWHSMYVRCDVLAGLKTGVPGQVPLLGTPVCDVDI; the protein is encoded by the coding sequence ATGTCTGAGGCACATCACTCCCCCTCTCCCCCACGAAAGATGCACGACGATGACGGCCACGGCAAACCCCACAAGCCCATGCTCCACCGCTACGCGCCCTCCCACCACCACCCCGGCCGCCTAGCCCTCTtcgttcttctcctcctcctcctgctcgcCGGCGTCACCGCGCTCGTCGTCTACCTCGTCTACCGTCCTTCTCGCCCACGCTTCTCCGTGACTAGCGCCGCCATCTACAGCCTCTCCAACGCCACCACCGTCGCGCCCGTCGCCGCCATCTCCTCCGCCATGCAGTTCACCCTCCTCATCCGCAACCCGAACGACCGTTCCTCCATCAGCTACGAGCGCCTCGCCACCTACGCCACCTACCGCGGCCAGGCCATCACGCTGCCGGCCCCGCTCCCGCCGCTGTTCCAGGAGCGGGACAGCGAGGTCTCGGTGTCTCCCCTGCTGGGCGGGTCGCCCGTGCCGGTGTCGGGCGACGTGGCAGCGGGGCTGGCCACCGACCAGGCCTACGGGGTGGTGGCGCTGAGGCTGGTGATCCTCGGTCGGCTGCGGTTCAAGTCGGGGCCGTTCCACAGCGGCTGGCACAGCATGTACGTGCGGTGCGACGTGCTCGCCGGCTTGAAGACCGGAGTCCCTGGTCAGGTCCCGCTGCTCGGCACGCCGGTATGCGACGTCGACATCTGA